Within Ictalurus furcatus strain D&B chromosome 3, Billie_1.0, whole genome shotgun sequence, the genomic segment ACTTCATGCACGTGTACAGTAAAGTATACGCTCTGGTGGTCTACGCCTTCCCGGTCATGTTTTCCGCCGTGTGCCATGTGCGTGCCATCTTTCGAATCACACGTGGGCACGGGGCGCGCGCGGCGGGAAGGACTGAAAGCCGCCTGGCGCTGCTGAGTGTCACTGCAGTTAACGCGCTTCTGCTGCTGCCCGAGTGGACAATATGGCTCTTCCTGCGCCACCGTCCCCGCGAGACCTGCGAGCCCCCACCCGCACTCCTCATCCTCGCTCAGGTGTGCACGTACCTGACCAGCGCATCGTCTCCTGCCATCCTCCTCACCATGCTTGTGCCTCTCAGAGACAACCTGAGCTGGCTGATGTGTCGGGGAGCATCATGGGAAGGGAAAACGGAGCGGAGCTCGATGGCTGTCGGTGCGCTGGACGAAGGCATGATGATACACACTGACGCGCTCGGCAGACCTCTGCCTGATGTCGAGCATTTTTGGACCAGTAGGCGGAACACAGTAGTTTCAGACAACACCAACCCGTTTCCCTGGGAAGGACTGGAGCACTGCCATGCTGAACTCTGACAAGCatcaatttaataaaaaatatatgtatattaatgaTAAGACTGGTATTACATGTACAATATTGATAAGACTGGTATTACATGTACaatatatatgctataaatatattataaattatatttattatgctatatttatatttatatttataaatatttatatttattatgctataaatatattataaatatatatatgataaatattgtggataaaaatgacatgaaataaacacgagggagacctagtatgagtaatatgtaattttattgaaaattcacaggactggtgggtgtgtaatcctgaggagagcggtagggggaagaaaatggggtgcgtcctggggacatgggatagccagcaagggtgaaataaggagaatactgagagtacggcggactgacaggtgagaagagggaagaatggtcagagcccagatcagagaaggcgatatcatcctcagactgaaagctggagggagggtcaggcagagggtctgtctgtgtagaagcgtcaatacacacattcacggggcggattctgtatctgagaggtGGGGGGAACCCGCATtgccatttccagagggggtgcgaaGAACGTCAAGTAACACAGCGATGTCAGCTGTGAGATGCGCGATCTGATAgagagtgttcagatccaaatccagcccttCCAATaatggaaagaaggaaaaatgacgggcacctagacacacagaagcggtattaggcggatattgatgAATTAGATTCACATTTTAAgattaacacactatggtttattagtcacagagaaagagagttaaggaaacgcacacacatagctaacacacacactcttacacagtCAAGGAcgggcgtgcagacataacacacacacacacacacacactctctctctgtctctccctccctcacacacacacacccaaaggccccaacgcacacacataacattataactttataagaataataaaaaggagtattaagatattataaggataatataaggagtagtaggatatgtaggatatcagaaggataatataatgatattatgaagtagggagtacagtaaaccacTTGCAAacagtataaccatatataaaatagagatatagagcaaatatgaaagtaaattataaaccagaaatacagaaaaatgtaaaagaaacttacttgaagattcttgtctcaaGAATCTCAAgttgcaaccccccccccccccccagataaaagtgagaccaaggtctctctaaattgttttctctctctcccactttcaatcctaatggtagtcagaaagtcctctttcaaaacatcatggtaaatttgataagccttttttttaaacatcatggtaatgtagatgagctctttttaaccctattggtattgatatcatagtctttctaaaatatattggttatttactgtgtaaatacagtataaatactggagcttgagctccaggtgtcagatcaattctgagaattctcattggtgtggatctcgcgaggtggaaataaaatctggacccttgcttcttcccACTCACgcctggtgtctttttttctatctccaactgggtttacagatgtgagtatttgcttctacgttgaattttaagtgtctttgggtaataggctaaatttgggccagcataAGACTGGTATTATATGTAAAGCATAAGCCCAGTAGCCTAATAGAATAAATgagaattataataaaatacataaaagaagaataaatgcATACGTGTAAACTATTTGATATTCTGTCTGTTAGTATACTTAACACGTTTAATTAAAACTATGCAAATAATATTGAAGTATAATGGTGAttactgttgtggataaaaatgacataaaataaacatgagggagacctagtatgagtattgtgtaattttattgataattcacaggactggtgggtgcgtaatcttgaggagagcggtaggaggaagaaaatggggtgtgtcctggggacatgggatagccagcaagggtgaaataaggagaccactgagagtagggtggactgacaggtgagaagagggaagaatagtcagattcaaatccagcccctccagtaaaggagagaaggaaaaatgatgacgggcacctagacacacagaagcggtattaggcggatattgacgaattggattcacactttaagagtaacacactatggtttattagtcaaaaagtcaaaaagaactataagagctgaggagtgaaaacacacacacacacactctcgtacagtcaagggtgggcatgtagacataacacacacacacactctctctgtctctctctctctcacacacacacaacattataacttaataagaataataaaaaggagtattaagatattataagggtaatatcttataataataaaatataaaaataaagagttgtaggatagtagaagggtaatataatgatattatcaagtaggaagtacagtaaaccattttgcaagcagtataactatatataaaatagagatatagagcaaatatgaaaataaattataaactagaaatacagaaaaatgtaacttactcataattcagatggtgaagattcttgtctcgcaaggaaggccttaattttaagagaaaaccatgaggagccatttataagggtagctgagtcaagctgacatcccccccccccccccccccccccccggcgaGATAATActgagaccaaggtcactctaaattgttttgtctctccacttttgaatctaatggtaacttggaaagcccttttccaaaacataatggtaacttggaaagccctttttcagaacctaatcgtaaattggaaaggcctttttcaaaacataatggtaatgtagatgagctcttttttaacgctattggtattgatataatagtctatttgaaatatattggttatctactgtgtaaatacaatataaatactggagcttgagctccgggtgtcagatcacttctgagaattctcatcggtgtggatctcgtgtggtggaacggaaccaataaatctggacccttgcttcttctcactcacggctggtgtcttttttttctatctccaactgggttcggagatagatgtgagtatttgcttctatgttgaattttaagtgtttttgggtaataggctaaatttgagccaacattaCCTTCCACTGGTGTTTGTTACTGTGTCTAATCTGATAGGGTGTATCTGTAATGTAGTGTTTAAAATCTTTGCGATTGTCAGACAGTGTCTTGAAAAATGGCATATTTGAAACACAATATGAAAATGTTCACAGATCTTGTTTACGCTTACTGTCTTCTGTACATGAGGTGTAGTAATGAGCTATTTTTGTTTGGTAAATTTGCCTTCTAGAATATGTAATTACCATATTATcaggtggtattattattattattattattattattattattattattattcaagagttatatatgttattttacaaataaatcaacatttcagtaaaaaaaaaaatgtaataactaTTTTCTAcaattttagaatattcctcATGACATTTTGAACACTTTTGGCATCTTCACCACCAGTTTCTTGAGGGAAAAAGTAAACTGGTATCAGACATTTGACCGCCCCAAAGGCTGAAGAGGGAGACAAACCTGTTAATATTTAGAGATGCCCATTTCCACTCTAAGAAATATTTTACTATAGTTtatacattaataatacatacaagaataataaacattaactgcattaaaaacaagagttgttttgtgttgttgaCGTTTACTTAGATTAACTAAGTGCTAATTCAAGTGATTTCGTGGATTTTTAATCTTCGTTTGAAGCCAGCCTTTGCTTGTCCTAAGATGTCTTTGTTTGATTCAGCTGTCCAACTGGCCATGGTAGGTTCATTCCATCACCTGGTTGCCAGGACAGAGACATGTCTTCAGTGTACCTTGAGGGATGGTGGTGCTAGCTGAGGTGTGCTAGAGGCTTGAAGGGAGCATGGTGCAGAATGGGGTGTGATAAATGACTTAGGATCAAGGAGGCTGAGGGCTGATGACATTTGGCTGATCTAAATGCGTGAAGCATCTCAGTATTAGCCATGAATTTCTATggatgcgcgcacacacacatacacacacaaacacacacacacacagacagagagagagagagagagagagagagagagagagagagagagagagagacttgtttttgctatacactgatgacatttgggtttgagatcaaaagatgaatatgagacaataaatcagaatttcagtttttcatttcctgataatTTCTGGCAACATTTTGAGAGCTGTCaataaaaccccaaaaaaacaacagttagtgacatcaccaataaCCTCCACAGacgaaggtatcacaatccaatGTTCAAAGAAgacaagagcagaaatatggaGAGCATacaacaagatgcaaaccactcatcagcagtaagaattgaaaggccagattggaattcatgaagaaatacagagataagccacaaaagttctggaacaagattaacctctaccaaagtgatggaaaggccaatgTGTGAAGAAAGAtgggatctgctcatgatccaaaacatacaagctcatcagtcaagcatggtggaggtagtgtcatggcttgggcttgcatggctgcttctggaacaggctcactaatctttattgatgatatatctcatgatggtagcaggaGAGTCAATTCAtaattttacagaaacattctgtctgccagtttacagagaaatgcattcaatttaatttggaggaacttcatcatgcagcaagacaatgttCCAAAatacactgccaacacaacaaaggacttcatcaggggaaaaagtgGTTTCAGACTGGTCAATTCAAACACCAGActttaacccagttgagcatgcattacACATTCATTTTTATGAAGAGTGACACTAATTCTGCAACTGACTGTAAATCTCAAAATAAAAGAGGAGACTAAAGGGAGAAAggccccaaaacaaacaacagcagaAAGACAACTGTTTTGTtattcacaccattctgtataagCCTTGGAGACTACTGTGTATGAAATTCTCAGTAGATCCGCAGTTTCTGATATACTCAAACCAGTCATTCTGGTGTTAATATGCATGTCATGATTAacgcagaaaagcatctcagaatgcacaacacatcaaacattgaggtggatgagctacaacagcagaggaCCACATCAGactccactcctgtcagccaagaactggaTTCTGatgctatcatgggcacagactcactgaaactggacagctaAAGACTCGAAAAGAGATCATGATAATGAGGTGACCTCATTATATCCAGTCTCATACCAGTCATCACtaagatttaatttaaaactcctgtgcatttttatttttaaataaattctgaatGAACTAATACTATGATTCTATCACCCCCTAGTGGACATGACCAAGTTTGACAGTTTCTTGTGTTTGACCGTTTAGTGTTACCATAGTGCAGGGTGTCCAAGCTTGTTTCAAAGAGGGTCAGATTAGACCTCACCAAAATACGCAAGGGCCGGTCATATAGGTCTATCATAGTATATTGgagtttaatttaaataatcaatatgaaaagtgcagactttcatcTTTAATTTGCTGGTATTTTCAAATCAGTTTAGGAATTCTGTAAATTAATTCTGTAAATTAATTTGGCTCTCGTATTTTAATGTTGTTAACACAGTCTGCTGCCACAATCAGGTGAAAGGAAAACTTGCAAAGTGTTGAGCAGTGGGCCACGCATCATACGTTGTAATAGAGAAGCTGTGGACCAGTTATCATCTTTCCATGAGCCACATTTGGCCCTGGGGCTGGACTTTGGACACCTCTTCCCTAGTGGATATCTGACTGACCTATTCATTCAGATGGCCATCATCATGTTGCTCAAACAGATCATCAGTATTGTGTTTGAGTTTCCATGCCAATAAGTCAGAATTTTAAACTCttaatctatatatttttttaaaaaaaatgtgtctttCTGGGGGGAAAGGGTACcagtgaattttctatattctaaaatatgtgaattcatatttatgcattttgcatttacacactttatttaTGCCTGTATAGTACATCTTTAAAATCATTAGACATgtgctgatattaatttgtaattatatttGTACCCTATTCACTGAGTAAACATTTAACCAAAAGTGAAACCAAAATGGAAACAAACAGTATTCAGGTTTTGGTGTTATCATACACCATAATATTTAGCACACTGCAATGTGacaataatttatttacaatcaCTACATAGCTTAAATCACAGATTTTAATAAATAGGTTTAGCTCCTGTATTAAAGAAAACTAAATcagcaacaagaaaaacaaaaaacacacagtccCTTTCAGCTAGCAAACAATAACTAAAgtaaacaactaaataaataaagtcgtAACATGTTTACAACTCTGGGAaataagtaaacacaaataagtaaataaatattagcGAAAAGCATTTTTAGCATTTGCTCCAAACTTTCATTGCTCagcaaagacaaataaaaaaaaacatttctttgatGCTTCATTCAAATTATGCTGAAACAAAATATTCAACAGAACAATGCTGAAAATACTGTAGTAGTATAGTGCAAGATTCactattttaaatacttttcccctcttttcttaCATCTTACCTCTTTTGTCTTTTCTTACATCTGTCACTCCAGTCACTCCATCAATCACAATGTACCTGTCTGGAGGCACACAATTTCCTGGACAAGTTCAAGACGCTACCTGAGTCACCACTAAGGCAAAACCAGCAGCAAAACTAAAGGTTTGTTACTCTggttaataaatatgaaatctaAAGGCAATGAACTTTAcatttatcctttttttaacaaaagacttGCCACTCCACTGTGCTATACACTTGTGTCTTTTCTtacttctttttctgtctccatTATGGGGTACCTGACATGAGGCAAACAGGCTTTGCTCATCTACGCTAAACAGATCATGATTGACTGAAGCCCCTGCTTTAGTTTCAATCATGATATACCTGTCTGGAGGCATACAAACTCTTGTAAGGTCAGGAGTCTACCTCAGTCATCaacactacagcaaaactaAACGTTAGTCACTCGggtaaataaaaaggaaatgcaCGTGAACttctttttattgttctttttattattattattgaaaaaacAGAAGTCATGCTGCTCCAGTATACTAAACTGTTGTGCCTTATCTCTTTTGTGAGCTCCATTATGAGGTACCTGTGTTGATATAAACaagttattttacaaattaatgaCTTAAAGATGATGGCAATAGTCTCAAGGCCATAGTATTGGCCTACCCAGtattgttcctaataaagtgtccaGTGAGCGTGTATCAGTGAGCTCCAATGAGAACGCGGCAGCGCTGTAGGCGGGGTTTTAACTTCCAGTTGCGGAAGACAAGACAAGTCACGAATTGAAAGTCAAGTCCGATTTGGACAGAAGTTCCTGCACGTCTCGATTGGAAGGTATGTTAAAGCTTATCTTCCTTTACACCAACGACATTCCTTCTTTGCCtcctattaatagtaatatgGTGTATGTACGTCTCAGTTCTAAAGCCACGGCCACTGCCTCGAATGAAGACATTTGCTTTACAGGAATAATTATCTACAGCAAGACAAAACACATCTGACGTCTCGTGTCGAGACTTTTATATAAACGTGGCCCAAATAAAATGACGTTTAGCTCGTGTTTGGATTGCCTCCATGTTCAGCCTCCATGTTCTTCCTGCTCTGTGATATGTGACATGCGCGGTGTTCGGCAATACAATCATGCAGCTGTACTCCACACTACACTCAGGATAAAGCCT encodes:
- the LOC128605058 gene encoding G-protein coupled receptor 151 protein — translated: MDPGRALNACFVVFSGGIQQLRGEDTAVILPAVFGSICAVGIVGNVLVLVVLIHNIMVKKSAYGIVVMLANLSGTDLLILAVCSSTRAVTYHNRTWTLGRFVCRTAEWFQHGCLAAKSLTLATMSRERYQFDCDSHLKLKRVLISVGCVWVFGLALPVFEVVFSKLQVKGNLSLCVTELPSHSSDFMHVYSKVYALVVYAFPVMFSAVCHVRAIFRITRGHGARAAGRTESRLALLSVTAVNALLLLPEWTIWLFLRHRPRETCEPPPALLILAQVCTYLTSASSPAILLTMLVPLRDNLSWLMCRGASWEGKTERSSMAVGALDEGMMIHTDALGRPLPDVEHFWTSRRNTVVSDNTNPFPWEGLEHCHAEL